The DNA sequence GAGTGGCGGTTCACAAACGAGTGGACAATCGCCTGAACAATTTCAAACGCTTGGTACGAAAGAAGCGATACAGCCGTTCCAGAAAAAAACAACATCACCAGCCAATGAATCCAATGCATCACGCCATCCTTCCTCGCGCTGCCGGTGGGCGGCAGCGGTATTTGTGTGCATGACCATAGATGGTGGTGTCATTATATTCCAAACGGGTTAAAACCGCATGAGAAATCGCTAAAAAAAGCGGAAAGTGACTTTTTTTCCCGTCCGTACATACATTGACAATAAAGAGGATCTCCTCTATGGCTGCCGGCCGTCCAAGCGGCGGAAACGGCGGGCGGAGGAACCTTGCCACTTTTCGGAATGGAAAGAGAGGGAGTGTAATGAACGGACCGTTTCAACCGCCTGCAAACGGAGACGGCAATCACCCGTTCCATCATTTGCGGAAACTCGTGAACCAATGGTTCGATGAACGACCATTGCAAAAACTGTTTGAAACGCTTGACGATTACTTCGCCCAAACATTTGCCGCGGCGTACATCCCGATCGAGGTGAAAGAAACGAAGCGCGACTATCAAATCATCGTCCGTCTGCCGGACATCAAGCGGGATCAAATTAGCCTGCAGTGGCATGAAGACGGGCTGCAACTTGTCATCGATCACCATGAAACGATCGAATCGTCCGACGACAGCGGCCATGTATACGAACGGCGCCAGCAGCGGCGGCGCGTGGCGAGGATGATTCCGTTTCCGTATCCGGTGGCCGAACATGAAGTGAAAGCTTCATTCCAAAACGGTACACTCGTCATTCGCCTGCCGCAAAAACGGAAATACATCGGTATCGATTAAAATCCAAAGAAGCGCCTTCCGTCCACCCAAGCCATTAAAAAGGCCGTTCCCCATGTCGGGAGCGGCTTTTTTCCCATCGGGCTTCTATTGTTTATGCGAAGGGCTTCCATACCGGTTGTTGTGTTCCGGCGTCGGATCTTTTTGGATGTCCCATTCCTTGGCGATTTCTTCACGATTGTGTGGATACTTATTTTTCCGTTCCCGGTTGTCGTTGCGGTTGGTCACTGTCTGTCACCTCCTTGCCGTCTGCGATTAGGTTGCGCGTTTTTTTCGGAACATAACCGCGCCATACATACTTTCTACACTGCTAAGCTACGCTACTGTTAGGAGGTGCAAAACGAATGGCCAAACTGCCCGATTTCAAACAGTTGAACGACCGGCTGATCAATGAGCCGTCCGCTGAGCCGCGGCTTGTCATCAAAACGAATCTCGATCCAGACCGCGTCACAGAAGAAAACCCGTATGCGGAAGGCAAACCAAACGTCAGTCGAACGTTTGTCTCGTTTTTTGAAGGGGGCGGATCGTGATGGAACAAACGCTCGCCTATTTGCGGGAAATTTTGTCCAATTATTTGGACTGCCATGATGAGACGCCAAAGCGTATTTACAAAAAGCTGATCAGCAAACCGTACCGGGGCGAGGGCGAGTTTGTCCGCGACTTGACGCAAGAAGAGAGCGCCTTTTTGGATCGCATTTTGCCCCATGAAATCCGCTACGCGATGGATGAGCGCGATTATGAGCGCGTCTACCAGCTGAATGAAGTGTACGAGCTGCTCATTTGACAGGGCAAAGCCGCTCCGCTGGGGGAGCGGCTTCGTTACTCTTTAAACGTGCTGAGCAGCCCTTTTAACATGCCGTTGACTTGATTGACGACATTGATCATCTGCCCCATCGTGTTCATCATTTTGTTAATATCATACGTCCCGTCACTGTTTTTTAACTGGGCGAGAAAAGACGGGCGCGGCGGCGGCAGCAGCGACCCTGGTTTCGGGTATGGCATCGGGTGCGAAGGCGCGGCAGCGTGGAATGGCGAAGCATATGGCCAATGAATGGGCGCCGACGGAAGGTGGAAGGGCCAGCCGTATGAGTAGGGCCAATGGCCGCCGAAGCTGTATGGTCCGTGGGCGGGCGGCGGCGAAATTTGTCGCGGATAACGGTGCATGTGTATCCTCCCCATCTTTGATCATCGATTCCCCCAGCGAAAACAGGGGATCAGCTGCCACTAATATATGTGTGTATACTGGGCCGCGTGCGCGCGGACATGTAACCTCTTGTCGGAAGTTTTAATTTTCGGAAATCGCCCTTTCCTCCTATTTTCATGGTACGATGTAAAAAAAGGGGGAAGGGGGAAAAGCATCAATGAGCATCACGGAATTGAAACATAAGTTCATGGCGGTCAAACATTGCGAGCCGGCTGAGGCGAACGAACTGCTCGATTTCGCCCGTCGCCTTTATTTGCGCGGGGAAATTTCGCTTGCCCAATATCGCGACTTAGTGCGCGAGCTGGAACAAGCCGGCGCCTGTCAGCCGGACGAAACGGAAGAATACGCTGGACTTTAGGTCTCGAGGGAGTTTTTCCCTTCTTTTTTTTTGCATACTTTCGGCCTGAAATCCCCATCGTAATAAGCAAGGGGGGTGTTGGGCAATGGGCCGAGGCGTCCATTTCAACCATAAATTGAAAGGACATGACCACGAAAAACCGAAACATGGCGAGCCGGCGCCGCCGAAGCATACCGAGCGGGTCGAATATGAAATCAACACAGTCGCGACGGCTGAAGGCGGCCCTGTCTCGATCACAACAGGAAAAGATACGTAAAAGGAAAACGCTGTCCCCGCAGCCGAGGGGACAGCGTTTCTGCCGCCGGCTGTT is a window from the Geobacillus stearothermophilus ATCC 12980 genome containing:
- a CDS encoding sigma-G-dependent sporulation-specific acid-soluble spore protein CsgA, whose amino-acid sequence is MEQTLAYLREILSNYLDCHDETPKRIYKKLISKPYRGEGEFVRDLTQEESAFLDRILPHEIRYAMDERDYERVYQLNEVYELLI
- a CDS encoding YppF family protein, producing MSITELKHKFMAVKHCEPAEANELLDFARRLYLRGEISLAQYRDLVRELEQAGACQPDETEEYAGL
- a CDS encoding Hsp20/alpha crystallin family protein encodes the protein MNGPFQPPANGDGNHPFHHLRKLVNQWFDERPLQKLFETLDDYFAQTFAAAYIPIEVKETKRDYQIIVRLPDIKRDQISLQWHEDGLQLVIDHHETIESSDDSGHVYERRQQRRRVARMIPFPYPVAEHEVKASFQNGTLVIRLPQKRKYIGID
- a CDS encoding YppG family protein: MHRYPRQISPPPAHGPYSFGGHWPYSYGWPFHLPSAPIHWPYASPFHAAAPSHPMPYPKPGSLLPPPRPSFLAQLKNSDGTYDINKMMNTMGQMINVVNQVNGMLKGLLSTFKE